From one Perca flavescens isolate YP-PL-M2 chromosome 19, PFLA_1.0, whole genome shotgun sequence genomic stretch:
- the LOC114545812 gene encoding uncharacterized protein LOC114545812 codes for MTSPNFLFYLTCLFFGKVAQNTDSKFSSSLHQVNAFVSAKTGDNFTLQCFYEGNAAARFYWYKQTLGQKPRLISTFYKYKTNEIFHDEFNNNPRFKLDTETGKNHLKITDLQISDSATYYCARSSSYKFEFCKGATVNVKDSGLKIPATVHQSASESIQPGGSVTLDCTVHTGTCDGEHSVYWFKNSEESQPGLIYTHGGRNDQCKRKPNTQTHTCVYKLPMKSLNRSHAGTYYCAVASCGHILFGNGTKLDLEDEVDSPSLVFFLSAALAFTTILIVLLAFLMYKVNKRNSCQTAVNHATFPSPSTASAEGYQDADNLHYAALNVTLPNRSRRPRKNTNNECVYSSVKQ; via the exons ATGACATCTCCAAATTTTCTCTTCTATCTGACATGTTTGTTCTTCGGAAAAGTTG CTCAGAACACTGATTCGAaattctcctcatctctccatcAAGTAAATGCTTTTGTATCAGCTAAAACTGGGGATAACTTTACTTTGCAATGTTTCTATGAAGGCAATGCTGCTGCAAGGTTTTACTGGTATAAGCAAACTCTGGGACAGAAACCACGGCTCATCTCTACTTTCTACAAgtataaaacaaatgaaatatttcATGATGAATTCAACAACAATCCACGCTTTAAATTGGATACTGAAACAGGTAAAAATCACTTGAAGATAACAGATTTGCAAATTTCAGACTCCGCTACTTACTACTGCGCAAGAAGCTCCTCATACAAGTTTGAATTTTGCAAGGGCGCTACAGTCAATGTAAAGGATTCAGGTTTGAAGATCCCAGCTACGGTCCATCAGTCAGCATCTGAGAGCATCCAGCCAGGAGGCTCTGTGACTCTGGACTGTACAGTACACACTGGGACCTGTGATGGAGAACACAGTGTTTACTGGTTCAAGAACTCGGAAGAATCTCAGCCAGGACTCATTTACACCCATGGAGGCAGGAATGATCAGTGCAAGAGAAAacccaacacacaaacacacacctgtgtcTACAAGCTGCCGATGAAGAGTCTGAATCGTTCTCATGCTGGGACCTACTACTGTGCTGTTGCCTCATGTGGACACATTCTGTTTGGAAATGGGACTAAGCTGGATTTAGAGG aTGAGGTGGACTCTCCTTCTTTAGTGTTTTTCTTGAGTGCAGCTTTGGCTTTCACCACCATCCTGATCGTTTTACTGGCTTTCTTAATGTACAAGGTGAACAAAAGAAACAGCTGCCAAACTGCAG TAAACCACGCAACATTTCCATCTCCCTCCACAGCGAGTGCAGAG GGTTACCAAGATGCAGACAACCTCCATTATGCTGCTCTAAATGTCACCCTGCCCAACAGATCAAGAAGACCGAGGAAAAACACCAACAATGAATGTGTGTACTCTAGTGTCAAGCAGTAG
- the LOC114545814 gene encoding uncharacterized protein LOC114545814, with amino-acid sequence MTSPKFLFYLTCLFFGKVAQTTDPKLSSSLHQERGLVSAKTGDNFTLRCFYKGDVASRFYWYKQTLGQKPRLISTYYKYEKNGTFHDEFKNNPRFTLDTETGKYHLKITDVRVSDSATYYCASYTLSIEFAEGTLVDVEGSGLKIPATVHQSASESIQPGGSVTLDCIVHTGTCDGEHTSVYWFKKSGESQPALIYTHGGRNDQCERKNNTQTHICVYKLPMKSLNLSHTGTYYCAVASCGHILFGNRTKLELEDEVYSPVLVYFLSGALAFTTILSVLLAFFLYIMNKRNSCQCTGSHASVSSSSPTNAEGYKNEENLHYAALRVNKASRSRRQRDDTEDECVYSGVKQ; translated from the exons ATGACATCTCCAAAGTTTCTCTTCTATCTGACGTGTTTGTTCTTTGGAAAAGTTG CTCAGACAACTGATCCAAaactctcctcatctctccatcAAGAGAGGGGTTTAGTATCAGCTAAAACTGGGGATAACTTCACTTTGAGATGTTTCTATAAAGGCGATGTTGCTTCAAGGTTTTACTGGTATAAGCAAACTCTGGGACAGAAACCACGGCTCATCTCTACTTATTACAAGTATGAAAAAAATGGAACATTTCATGATGAattcaaaaacaatccacgCTTCACATTGGATACTGAAACAGGTAAATATCACTTGAAGATCACAGATGTGCGCGTTTCAGACTCAGCTACCTACTACTGTGCAAGTTATACATTATCAATTGAATTTGCGGAGGGAACCTTAGTCGATGTAGAAGGTTCAGGTTTGAAGATCCCAGCTACGGTCCATCAGTCAGCATCTGAGAGCATCCAGCCAGGAGGCTCTGTGACTCTGGACTGTATAGTACACACTGGGACCTGTGATGGAGAACACACCAGTGTTTACTGGTTCAAGAAGTCGGGAGAATCTCAGCCAGCACTCATTTACACCCATGGAGGAAGGAATGATCAGTGTgagaggaaaaacaacacacaaacacacatctgtgTCTACAAGCTGCCGATGAAGAGTCTGAATCTTTCTCATACTGGAACCTACTACTGTGCTGTTGCCTCATGTGGACACATTCTGTTTGGAAACAGGACCAAGCTGGAGTTAGAAG ATGAGGTGTACTCTCCTGTCTTGGTGTATTTCTTGAGTGGTGCTTTGGCATTCACCACCATCCTGAGTGTTTTACTGGCTTTCTTTCTGTACATTATGAACAAGAGAAACAGCTGCCAATGTACAG GGTCTCACGCAAGCGTTTCCTCGTCCTCACCAACAAATGCAGAG GGatacaaaaatgaggaaaatctCCATTACGCTGCTTTGAGGGTAAACAAGGCAAGCAGATCGAGAAGACAGAGGGACGACACCGAGGATGAATGTGTGTACTCCGGTGtgaaacaataa
- the LOC114574004 gene encoding immunoglobulin kappa light chain-like: MTSPKFLLYLAFFFLGEMAHMSVQELSSVRQERRFVSASVGDKVTLGCFCEGEAAWLYWYKQTLGQKPRLISTFYMYGIRITFYNEFKNNSRFTLDPKDNNLTIFDLNISDSATYYCATSNAVVLDFAEGTIINVKGSGLKDPAWVHQSASENIQPGGSVTLDCTIHTGTCDGEHSVYWFKNSEESQPGLIYTHGGRNDQCERKNNTQTHTCVYKLPIKSLNLSHAGTYYCAVASCGHILFGNGTKLELEDKVYSPVLVYFLSGTSTFTTILSVLLAFLMCMMNNRNHCLCADSSETKMNASKTQRDDTWTECVYFSVKQ, from the exons ATGACATCTCCAAAGTTTCTCTTGTATCTGGCCTTTTTCTTCTTGGGAGAAATGG CTCATATGTCTGTTCAGGAATTGTCATCTGTTCGTCAAGAGAGACGTTTTGTATCAGCTAGTGTTGGAGACAAGGTAACTCTGGGATGTTTCTGTGAAGGTGAAGCTGCATGGCTGTACTGGTATAAGCAAACTCTGGGACAGAAACCAAGACTCATCTCAACCTTCTATATGTATGGTATAAGAATCACTTTTTATAATGAATTTAAGAACAATTCACGCTTCACATTGGATCCTAAAGACAACAACTTGACAATTTTTGATTTAAACATCTCAGACTCGGCTACTTACTACTGTGCAACTAGCAATGCAGTTGTCTTGGACTTTGCAGAGGGCACTATTATCAATGTAAAAGGTTCAGGTTTGAAGGACCCAGCTTGGGTCCATCAGTCAGCATCTGAGAACATCCAGCCAGGAGGCTCTGTGACTCTGGACTGTACAATACACACTGGGACCTGTGATGGAGAACACAGTGTTTACTGGTTCAAGAACTCTGAAGAATCTCAGCCAGGACTCATTTACACCCATGGAGGCAGGAATGATCAGTGTgagaggaaaaacaacacacaaacacacacctgtgtcTACAAGCTGCCGATAAAGAGTCTGAATCTTTCTCATGCTGGGACCTACTACTGTGCTGTTGCCTCATGTGGACACATTCTGTTTGGAAACGGGACCAAGCTGGAGTTAGAAG ATAAGGTGTACTCTCCTGTCTTGGTGTATTTCTTGAGTGGAACTTCGACATTCACCACCATCCTGAGTGTTTTACTGGCTTTCTTAATGTGTATGATGAACAACAGAAACCACTGCCTGTGTGCAG atTCCTCCGAAACAAAGATGAACGcatcaaagacacagagagacgaCACCTGGACTGAATGTGTGTACTTTAGTGTGAAGCAGTAG
- the LOC114574002 gene encoding uncharacterized protein LOC114574002, giving the protein MTPPNLALYFTGLFVANMAHMTTSKQSSLHFYSPNVGESVTLPCVCDNDAMAMMYHWYKQTLGQKPQLMSTYYRHNDIGTFQDEFNNNPRFSLYKVNDKYHLKVSDLQISDSATYYCVWSNLYDFEFCEGNTVSVKGSGLNVPATVHQSSSETIQPRGSVTLNCTVHTGTCDGEHSVYWFKNSEESQPGLIYTHGGWTDQCERKPNTQTHTCVYNLPMKSLNLSHETYYCAVASCGHILFGDGTKLDLEDEVDSPVWVYFLSAALAFTTILSVLLAFSVYKVNKRSCQSSLSENIVPSLFTLREDADNLHYAALRDHSGNTSRRQRDSTMTECVYSSVKQ; this is encoded by the exons ATGACACCTCCGAACTTGGCTTTGTATTTCACAGGTCTGTTTGTGGCGAATATGG CTCACATGACAACTTCCAAACAGTCTTCATTACATTTTTACTCACCTAATGTTGGGGAAAGTGTGACTTTGCCATGCGTCTGTGACAATGATGCAATGGCGATGATGTATCACTGGTATAAGCAAACTCTGGGACAGAAACCACAGCTGATGTCTACGTACTATAGGCATAATGATATTGGAACCTTTCAAGATGAATTCAACAACAATCCACGCTTCTCATTGTACAAAGTAAATGATAAATATCACTTGAAGGTTTCAGATCTGCAAATTTCAGACTCAGCGACTTACTACTGCGTATGGAGCAACTTATATGACTTTGAATTTTGTGAGGGCAATACAGTCAGCGTAAAAGGTTCAGGTTTAAACGTCCCAGCTACGGTCCATCAGTCTTCATCTGAGACTATCCAGCCAAGAGGCTCTGTGACTCTCaactgtacagtacatactggGACCTGTGATGGAGAACACAGTGTTTACTGGTTCAAGAACTCTGAAGAATCTCAGCCAGGACTCATTTACACCCATGGAGGCTGGACTGATCAGTGTGAGAGGAAacccaacacacaaacacacacctgtgtcTACAACCTGCCGATGAAGAGTCTGAATCTTTCTCATGAGACCTACTACTGTGCTGTTGCCTCATGTGGACACATTCTGTTTGGAGACGGGACCAAGCTGGACTTGGAAG aTGAGGTGGACTCTCCTGTCTGGGTTTATTTCTTGAGTGCAGCTTTAGCATTCACCACCATCCTGAGTGTTTTACTGGCTTTCTCAGTGTACAAGGTGAACAAAAGAAGCTGCCAAT caagcctgtctgagaatatagttcccagtttgtttact TTACGCGAAGACGCAGACAACCTTCATTACGCTGCTTTAAGGGATCACAGCGGCAACACATCAAGAAGACAGAGGGACAGCACCATGACTGAATGCGTGTACTCCAGTGTAAAGCAGTAG